Proteins encoded by one window of Campylobacter concisus:
- a CDS encoding PepSY domain-containing protein, which yields MKKVLGAAVLAAVLGATGLQAAITSKDALNIAEKNFPGSSVKDIEIDVKNGVTFYKIESFKDGVKQDIKIDANSGQIVKMENKNKKHILPIEVVDFSKFALSIDEAVAKAQALEAGWSLDEADLDNKNGVWMYKVELKRDRSEKKVIINAQTGEIIDNYTK from the coding sequence ATGAAAAAAGTATTAGGTGCAGCAGTTTTAGCAGCAGTTTTGGGAGCGACAGGTTTGCAAGCAGCTATCACATCAAAAGATGCTTTAAATATAGCTGAGAAAAACTTCCCAGGCTCAAGCGTCAAAGATATAGAGATAGACGTCAAAAATGGCGTGACATTTTATAAGATAGAGTCTTTTAAAGACGGTGTCAAACAAGATATCAAGATCGATGCCAATAGCGGTCAGATTGTTAAAATGGAGAATAAAAATAAAAAACATATCTTGCCGATCGAAGTGGTAGATTTTTCGAAATTTGCTCTTAGCATCGACGAGGCTGTGGCCAAAGCTCAAGCGCTTGAAGCTGGCTGGAGTCTTGATGAGGCAGACCTTGATAATAAAAATGGTGTTTGGATGTACAAAGTAGAGCTTAAACGCGACAGGAGCGAGAAAAAAGTGATCATAAACGCTCAAACTGGCGAAATAATCGATAATTACACAAAGTGA
- a CDS encoding 4Fe-4S binding protein, whose product MCSSCNSACSNNSACGNVNLKKKSKNSPTTKIRRLVQLIFIAGIGQWAYYGIFRCPFVVPFVNCQNCPIITCWGRITSLFFGFWLFIPALVILFGRAFCGWVCPAGFVNQMLGKFAFFKLKIRSKKLIIAQIGMLATIAISLWVYFIWGNPRMMIPIRTSDEYLTAVTLSLRFGEWEWVTRTVIIISVMLASLIVANLWCRFVCPSGGVLEILRKFSIFRIYKTSVCDDCDACLRKCEMGTRPDEINCTNCGDCLNVCHANAIKFGRKKS is encoded by the coding sequence ATGTGTAGTAGCTGTAATAGCGCATGCTCTAATAATAGTGCATGCGGCAATGTAAATTTAAAAAAGAAAAGCAAAAACTCCCCCACAACAAAGATAAGACGCCTAGTGCAGCTCATCTTTATAGCAGGCATCGGGCAATGGGCGTATTATGGCATTTTTAGATGCCCTTTTGTAGTGCCTTTTGTGAATTGCCAAAACTGCCCTATCATCACCTGTTGGGGGCGGATCACATCGCTGTTTTTTGGATTTTGGCTATTTATCCCAGCGCTTGTCATCCTCTTTGGCAGGGCATTTTGTGGTTGGGTCTGTCCAGCTGGCTTTGTCAATCAAATGCTTGGTAAATTTGCCTTTTTCAAGCTAAAAATTCGCAGCAAAAAGCTGATAATCGCTCAAATAGGCATGCTAGCTACCATAGCAATCAGCCTTTGGGTCTATTTCATCTGGGGCAATCCACGCATGATGATACCTATAAGAACGAGCGATGAGTACCTAACTGCCGTTACTTTGTCACTTCGCTTTGGCGAATGGGAGTGGGTCACTCGCACAGTGATCATCATCTCAGTTATGCTAGCCTCACTAATCGTAGCTAACCTTTGGTGTCGTTTCGTCTGTCCATCAGGCGGTGTGCTTGAAATTTTGCGTAAATTTTCGATATTTCGCATCTATAAAACTAGTGTCTGTGACGACTGCGACGCATGCTTGCGCAAGTGCGAGATGGGGACAAGGCCTGATGAGATAAACTGCACAAACTGCGGTGACTGCCTCAATGTCTGCCATGCAAATGCCATTAAATTTGGAAGGAAAAAGAGCTAA
- a CDS encoding radical SAM protein has protein sequence MHLPVAPHCNIQCNFCNRIYDCANENRPGVTAKVQTPDESVKFLEKLFKFRQDISVIGIAGPGDPMCDADKTLATFEKCKSHFPNALLCLSTNGLALPEHVDEIVRLGVSHVTVTVNAVTPDVGSKVYSWVRYEDKNYYGEEAARILLARQDEGIRKLKEAGMLVKINTVVIPGVNMDHIQSISAKAKQWGADIMNCMAMIPVHDTPFENLKSPSTDEIHRIRRSIGGDINQMSHCSRCRADACGKLGER, from the coding sequence GTGCATCTACCAGTTGCCCCACACTGCAACATCCAGTGCAACTTCTGCAACCGCATATATGACTGCGCTAATGAAAACCGCCCTGGCGTAACAGCAAAGGTGCAAACTCCAGATGAATCGGTGAAATTTTTAGAAAAGCTCTTTAAATTTAGACAAGACATATCCGTCATCGGCATCGCTGGACCTGGCGATCCGATGTGTGACGCTGACAAGACGCTAGCGACCTTTGAAAAGTGCAAATCCCACTTCCCAAACGCCCTGCTCTGCCTCTCGACTAATGGCTTAGCGCTGCCTGAGCATGTGGATGAGATCGTGCGCCTTGGCGTGAGCCACGTGACAGTAACCGTTAATGCCGTGACGCCAGATGTTGGCTCGAAGGTCTATTCGTGGGTGAGGTATGAGGATAAAAACTACTACGGCGAAGAGGCTGCTAGGATACTGCTAGCACGACAGGACGAGGGCATCCGCAAGCTAAAAGAGGCTGGCATGCTAGTAAAGATAAACACCGTAGTCATCCCTGGGGTCAATATGGACCACATCCAAAGCATCTCGGCAAAAGCAAAGCAGTGGGGAGCTGACATAATGAACTGCATGGCGATGATACCGGTGCATGACACCCCTTTTGAAAATTTAAAATCCCCTTCAACTGATGAGATCCACCGCATCCGCAGATCGATAGGCGGCGATATAAACCAGATGTCGCATTGCAGTAGATGTCGCGCTGATGCATGCGGAAAGCTTGGCGAGAGATAG
- a CDS encoding restriction endonuclease subunit S, with protein sequence MIKIGDMSEIKTGLVLNRKKADKNVDEKFRYKVVSLKSFNENALFDGSFADEFISNEQISDEYKVRLGDVLLRLREPNFAVYIDKDYKDLIYSSLMVRIRIKSDKFDPRFVAHYLNSSAVKRALAPDVSGTTIAMIGVASINNIKIPAINLQTQNKIVKYLNLAREESEILQNLAAQKQRYHKSVFENLIKEEN encoded by the coding sequence ATGATAAAAATAGGCGATATGTCTGAGATAAAAACTGGTCTAGTTTTAAACCGCAAAAAGGCAGATAAAAACGTAGATGAGAAATTTCGCTATAAAGTAGTCTCGCTAAAGTCCTTTAACGAAAATGCGCTCTTTGACGGCTCGTTTGCCGATGAGTTTATATCAAACGAGCAAATAAGCGATGAGTATAAAGTAAGGCTTGGTGATGTTTTGTTGCGCCTTAGAGAGCCGAATTTCGCCGTTTATATAGACAAGGACTATAAAGACCTTATCTACTCATCTTTGATGGTTCGCATAAGGATTAAAAGCGATAAATTTGATCCACGTTTTGTGGCGCATTATCTAAACAGTAGCGCCGTTAAAAGAGCCCTTGCGCCAGATGTTTCAGGCACTACAATAGCGATGATAGGCGTTGCAAGCATAAATAATATAAAAATACCAGCCATAAATTTGCAAACCCAAAACAAGATAGTAAAATACCTAAATTTAGCTCGCGAGGAGAGCGAAATTTTGCAAAATTTAGCAGCCCAAAAGCAAAGATATCACAAAAGCGTATTTGAAAATTTAATAAAAGAGGAGAACTAA
- a CDS encoding type I restriction-modification system subunit M, translating to MQKTTQEIINNVVWKACDTFRGTMDGSDYKDYVLTMLFVKYLSDFYKEKLELLKVEYGDKSDRIEAKLKKEKFKLDESCTFEYLLAHKEAVNLGEIMNKTLEKIEEDNKDKLEGIFRSIDFNNKNKLGDTKERNAILKNLLEDFSDSRLDLRPSMLEGNDIIGDAYEYLIAYFASDSGKKGGEFYTPSEVSTLLAKLVEPKEGDMIYDPTCGSGSLLIKASKEIGSKNFRLYGQEKNGQTHALCKMNMFLHEINDAVIEWGDTIRNPLHLQDNLIKTFDIVVANPPFSLDKWGSDFALNDPFMRFASYALPPKSKGDYAFVVHMIKSLNNNGKMGVVLPHGVLFRGANEGKIRQKLIEENLLDAVIGLPANLFYGTTIPACILIFKKNRSNEDVLFIDASKEFEKGKNKNSLTEQNIKKIIAAYKNRSEIEKYSHLASLSEIKENDYNLNIPRYVDTFEEEELVDIEATKKEILRLEAELKSIQSKMSECLAELGL from the coding sequence ATGCAAAAGACTACACAAGAGATCATAAATAACGTCGTTTGGAAGGCTTGCGACACATTTCGCGGCACGATGGACGGAAGCGATTATAAAGACTATGTCTTAACGATGCTTTTTGTTAAGTATCTATCTGATTTTTATAAAGAAAAGCTTGAATTGCTTAAAGTCGAATACGGTGATAAGAGTGATAGGATCGAAGCAAAGCTAAAGAAAGAGAAATTTAAGCTTGATGAGAGTTGCACCTTTGAGTATCTTTTGGCGCACAAAGAAGCGGTAAATTTAGGCGAGATAATGAACAAAACTCTAGAAAAGATCGAAGAAGACAATAAAGATAAGCTTGAAGGCATCTTTAGAAGCATCGATTTTAATAACAAAAACAAGCTTGGTGATACAAAAGAGAGAAACGCTATCTTGAAAAATTTGCTTGAGGATTTTAGCGATAGCAGGCTAGATCTTCGCCCTTCTATGCTTGAGGGCAACGACATAATAGGCGACGCATATGAGTATCTTATAGCTTACTTTGCAAGTGACTCTGGCAAAAAAGGCGGAGAGTTTTACACGCCAAGCGAGGTTTCGACGCTTCTTGCAAAGCTGGTTGAGCCAAAAGAGGGCGATATGATCTACGATCCTACTTGCGGTTCGGGTTCACTTCTTATCAAGGCTTCAAAAGAGATCGGCAGCAAAAATTTCCGCCTTTATGGACAGGAGAAAAACGGACAAACTCACGCACTTTGCAAGATGAATATGTTCTTGCACGAGATAAACGATGCGGTGATCGAGTGGGGTGACACGATCAGAAACCCGCTTCACCTACAAGACAACCTTATAAAGACATTTGACATAGTAGTGGCAAATCCCCCTTTTAGCCTAGATAAATGGGGCTCTGACTTTGCTCTAAACGATCCTTTTATGAGATTTGCCAGTTATGCTTTGCCGCCAAAGAGCAAGGGCGACTACGCATTTGTCGTACACATGATAAAAAGTCTAAACAATAACGGCAAAATGGGCGTCGTGCTTCCGCATGGAGTACTATTTCGCGGAGCAAATGAAGGCAAGATCCGCCAAAAGCTGATCGAAGAAAATTTACTTGACGCCGTCATCGGACTACCGGCAAATTTATTTTACGGCACGACCATCCCTGCTTGCATACTCATTTTTAAGAAAAACCGCTCAAACGAAGACGTACTATTTATCGACGCTAGCAAAGAATTTGAAAAAGGCAAAAACAAAAACTCTCTAACCGAGCAAAATATCAAAAAGATAATCGCCGCCTACAAAAATAGAAGTGAGATAGAAAAATACTCCCACCTAGCAAGCCTTAGCGAGATAAAAGAAAACGACTATAACCTAAACATCCCTCGCTACGTCGATACCTTTGAAGAAGAAGAGCTTGTGGATATCGAGGCGACTAAGAAAGAAATTTTACGCTTAGAAGCCGAGCTAAAAAGCATTCAAAGCAAGATGAGCGAGTGTCTTGCGGAGCTTGGACTATGA
- a CDS encoding restriction endonuclease subunit S, with protein sequence MSEFKNLPSGWRVVRLGDVLKIGSGRDYKHLELGNIPVYGTGGYMLSVDEFLYDGESVCIGRKGTIDKPIYLNCKFWTVDTLFYTYGFKNSLPKFIYYIFSTIDWQKYNEATGVPSLSKNTICNIRVKLPSLDEQKKIAEILSTWDEAINLTINLIESKKQFKKALMQNLLTAKIRFPQFKDEWKETKLGEICEIQTGKLNANAMIQGGRYKFFTCAKEVFEIDDYAFDTEAILVSGNGENVGYIHYFNGKFNAYQRTYVLDKFTENILFIKYFLEFALKRKIEIEKKDGNTPYIVLSTIFGFIVKLPNLNEQQKIAEVLTACDDEINLLNLKLENLKKQQQGLMQKLLSGNIRTKVKGGKNVKMDD encoded by the coding sequence ATGAGCGAATTTAAAAATTTACCAAGTGGTTGGAGGGTCGTGAGGCTTGGGGATGTTTTAAAGATCGGGAGCGGAAGAGATTATAAACACTTAGAGCTTGGAAACATACCAGTATATGGAACAGGTGGCTATATGTTATCTGTTGATGAATTTTTGTATGATGGTGAAAGCGTATGTATCGGTAGAAAAGGGACTATCGATAAACCCATATATTTAAATTGTAAATTTTGGACAGTAGATACCTTATTTTATACATACGGATTTAAAAATTCTTTGCCTAAATTTATTTACTATATATTTTCGACTATAGATTGGCAAAAATACAATGAAGCAACTGGCGTTCCAAGTTTGTCTAAAAACACTATATGTAATATAAGAGTAAAACTACCATCATTAGACGAGCAAAAAAAGATAGCGGAAATTTTATCTACTTGGGATGAGGCTATAAATTTAACTATAAATTTGATAGAAAGCAAAAAGCAGTTTAAAAAAGCTCTTATGCAAAATTTACTCACAGCTAAAATCCGCTTTCCCCAGTTCAAAGACGAGTGGAAAGAAACAAAGCTTGGTGAAATTTGTGAAATACAAACTGGAAAGTTAAATGCAAATGCTATGATACAAGGCGGAAGGTATAAATTTTTTACTTGCGCAAAAGAGGTTTTTGAAATAGATGATTACGCATTTGATACAGAGGCTATTCTTGTTTCAGGCAATGGAGAAAATGTAGGGTATATACATTATTTTAATGGTAAATTTAATGCGTATCAAAGAACGTATGTGCTGGATAAATTTACAGAGAATATTTTATTTATAAAATATTTCTTAGAATTTGCTCTTAAAAGAAAAATAGAAATAGAGAAAAAGGATGGAAATACGCCATATATAGTCTTATCAACGATATTTGGTTTTATTGTAAAGCTTCCAAATTTAAACGAACAACAAAAAATTGCAGAGGTTTTAACGGCTTGCGATGATGAGATAAATTTACTAAATTTAAAACTAGAAAATTTGAAAAAACAACAACAAGGCTTGATGCAAAAGCTACTAAGCGGAAACATAAGAACAAAAGTAAAAGGAGGAAAAAATGTCAAGATGGATGACTAG
- a CDS encoding sensor histidine kinase, with translation MLLRIKQALANIPITARVTLWYSFFIIAIVVALVAISAVVADEVFEDVSQKKLAKSVTKIANNMDEFEPYDDGIFFIKYNAKGDVIGGLAPKRFQISLKMNSGAIRLYEEGENRFYYYDIAAKGKDVWVRGVINAEKFFKKEGLFLLALGVFVPVLFLFVLYGGYKTIKNAMKPVATMSKTALEIGSSRDFSKRIDLPAGKDELHALASVFNQMLDSLENVYQSEKQLTSDVSHELRTPLSVIMAESDYAASYAQNLDEAKESLEVISRQSRKITSLIDQILELSRLETGRNLELKDINLSSILQNLASGYEKLASAKGLKFSCVVAPDAQILGNELMISRLVDNFLSNALKFAQAKIELNLSLSKTHALVSVKDDGMGISKNDSELIWNKFYQADSSRNKSLNTGSGLGLAIAANIAKIHGAKLGVKSEAGAGSEFWAEFELVNLKEVKI, from the coding sequence ATGTTGTTAAGGATTAAGCAAGCCCTTGCAAATATCCCAATAACGGCGCGCGTAACGCTTTGGTACTCGTTTTTTATCATCGCTATCGTGGTGGCTCTAGTTGCCATTTCAGCGGTCGTGGCGGATGAGGTTTTTGAGGATGTGAGCCAAAAAAAGCTAGCCAAATCAGTCACCAAGATCGCCAATAATATGGATGAGTTTGAGCCATATGATGATGGGATATTTTTTATAAAATATAACGCAAAAGGCGATGTGATCGGTGGTCTAGCGCCAAAGCGCTTTCAAATTTCACTTAAAATGAACAGTGGTGCGATCCGTCTTTATGAAGAAGGCGAAAACCGCTTTTACTACTACGATATCGCAGCTAAAGGCAAAGATGTCTGGGTCAGAGGCGTGATAAATGCGGAGAAATTTTTCAAAAAAGAGGGACTATTTTTACTAGCGCTTGGCGTTTTTGTGCCGGTTTTGTTTCTCTTTGTGCTTTACGGCGGCTACAAAACGATAAAAAACGCGATGAAACCAGTCGCCACGATGTCAAAAACTGCGCTTGAGATAGGCAGCAGCCGGGACTTTTCAAAGCGCATAGACCTGCCTGCTGGCAAAGACGAGCTGCACGCGCTTGCAAGCGTTTTTAACCAGATGCTCGACTCCCTAGAAAATGTCTATCAAAGTGAGAAACAGCTCACCTCAGACGTCTCGCATGAGCTACGAACACCACTTTCTGTCATCATGGCTGAGAGCGACTACGCTGCGAGCTATGCGCAAAATTTGGACGAGGCCAAGGAGTCGCTGGAGGTCATCTCTAGGCAGTCAAGAAAGATAACCTCACTGATAGATCAAATTTTGGAGCTTTCAAGGCTAGAAACTGGCAGAAATTTGGAGCTAAAAGATATAAATTTAAGTTCTATCTTGCAAAATTTAGCCAGTGGCTATGAGAAGCTAGCAAGCGCAAAGGGGCTAAAATTTAGCTGCGTTGTAGCGCCAGATGCCCAAATTTTAGGCAATGAGCTGATGATATCAAGGCTGGTGGATAACTTTTTAAGTAACGCTCTAAAATTTGCCCAGGCTAAGATCGAGCTAAATTTAAGCCTATCAAAAACGCATGCGCTTGTGTCTGTAAAAGACGATGGCATGGGCATCTCTAAAAACGATAGCGAGCTAATCTGGAATAAATTTTACCAAGCCGATAGCTCAAGAAACAAAAGCCTAAACACAGGCAGCGGTCTTGGCCTAGCTATTGCTGCAAACATCGCTAAAATTCACGGCGCAAAGCTTGGCGTAAAAAGCGAAGCTGGAGCTGGAAGCGAATTTTGGGCAGAATTTGAGCTTGTAAATTTAAAAGAAGTGAAAATTTAG
- a CDS encoding substrate-binding domain-containing protein: MELKQTGISRRGFLKGALATAAVATPQTMLAGFTPFKSDSLQVWSCGGLSEAFNELNAIYESRTGHNIQYTGAFAGALGKSLLALQSTTELFGARVLDLSKQLRKAGLSLHFRPLCFTDYVLVVPKGNPAGIRNLKDLAEPGVRVMLPLRSSPPGSGPVKGILKNSNLTDAVMKNMVANGSCVINMMCELVDGKGDASIIEKRLTTHDRFKDKIEYMPIDEKLIPPGPLTFTLNIMKYVKDERLANDFADFVCGTEGQEIFEKHGFTSIYSARGLELIERFGVKDV; the protein is encoded by the coding sequence ATGGAATTAAAACAAACCGGTATATCACGCCGTGGCTTTTTAAAAGGTGCTTTAGCCACAGCGGCTGTTGCCACTCCGCAAACGATGCTAGCTGGCTTTACGCCCTTTAAGTCTGACTCGCTTCAGGTTTGGTCGTGTGGAGGCCTATCTGAAGCTTTTAATGAACTAAATGCCATTTACGAGTCAAGAACAGGACACAACATCCAATACACTGGTGCTTTTGCTGGTGCTCTTGGCAAGTCGCTTTTAGCACTTCAAAGCACGACCGAACTCTTTGGAGCAAGGGTTTTAGACCTTTCTAAACAACTTCGCAAAGCTGGTCTTAGCCTCCACTTTAGACCGCTATGCTTTACCGACTACGTCCTAGTCGTGCCAAAAGGCAATCCTGCAGGCATTCGCAACTTAAAGGACCTTGCAGAACCAGGAGTTAGAGTGATGCTGCCTCTTAGATCATCGCCCCCTGGCAGTGGCCCAGTCAAAGGGATCTTAAAAAACTCAAACCTAACCGATGCGGTGATGAAAAACATGGTCGCAAACGGATCATGCGTCATAAATATGATGTGCGAGCTAGTTGATGGCAAGGGCGACGCTTCGATCATCGAAAAGCGCCTAACAACGCACGATAGGTTTAAAGATAAGATCGAGTATATGCCCATCGACGAAAAGCTCATCCCACCTGGACCGCTCACTTTTACGCTAAATATAATGAAATATGTAAAAGATGAAAGGCTCGCAAATGACTTTGCAGACTTTGTTTGCGGCACCGAAGGGCAAGAAATTTTTGAAAAACATGGCTTTACCTCCATTTATTCAGCGCGTGGGCTAGAGCTTATAGAAAGGTTTGGTGTAAAAGATGTGTAG
- a CDS encoding response regulator transcription factor, translated as MKILVVEDEIDLNSVITRHLKKNGYSVDSAFNGEEAMDFTAVAHYDLIVLDLMMPVMDGLTFLQRSRAAKLATPVLILTAKDDVDDVVKGLDAGADDYLVKPFDFKELLARVRTLIRRNSGNVASEIYAGELKIDLSKKSVEFSGEQIELTGKEYEILEFLMLNKGRILTRDQIKEHVWDFDYMGSSNVIDVLIKNIRKKLGECEIIQTKRGLGYVVKD; from the coding sequence ATGAAAATTTTAGTCGTCGAGGACGAAATAGACCTAAATAGCGTCATTACAAGGCACCTAAAGAAAAATGGATATAGCGTAGATAGCGCGTTTAACGGCGAGGAGGCGATGGACTTTACCGCCGTCGCGCACTACGATCTCATCGTGCTTGATCTGATGATGCCAGTGATGGACGGACTTACATTTTTGCAAAGATCGCGCGCCGCAAAGCTAGCGACCCCTGTGCTGATACTAACGGCAAAGGACGATGTGGATGACGTTGTAAAGGGGCTTGACGCGGGCGCGGATGATTATTTGGTAAAGCCATTTGACTTTAAAGAGCTGCTAGCTAGGGTGCGCACGCTCATTCGCCGAAACAGCGGCAACGTGGCTAGTGAAATTTACGCAGGCGAGCTAAAGATCGACCTTTCTAAAAAGTCAGTCGAATTTAGCGGCGAGCAGATCGAGCTAACTGGCAAAGAGTATGAAATTTTAGAGTTTTTGATGCTGAACAAGGGCAGAATTTTAACTCGCGACCAGATCAAAGAGCACGTTTGGGATTTCGACTACATGGGCAGTTCAAACGTCATCGATGTGCTTATAAAAAACATAAGAAAAAAGCTTGGCGAGTGCGAAATAATCCAAACCAAAAGAGGGCTTGGCTATGTTGTTAAGGATTAA